The following are encoded together in the Proteiniphilum saccharofermentans genome:
- a CDS encoding thioredoxin fold domain-containing protein gives MLNRVFKLASWHFIIAIVVFYILTVMVADIKVKQMPLASVHTNLIEIEEIELNNEELNFVFFHDSNSELCEKMRFNIEKLIESNHEPVCFYAIDVSKNPRPFYEHNVSGTPNILVFKGDREIKRIMGVVPYKNLTSIVQRIRKYA, from the coding sequence ATGTTGAATCGTGTTTTTAAACTGGCATCCTGGCATTTTATCATTGCAATAGTGGTATTTTATATCCTGACCGTTATGGTTGCGGACATCAAAGTTAAACAAATGCCATTAGCATCAGTGCATACTAATTTAATTGAGATCGAGGAGATCGAATTGAATAATGAAGAACTCAATTTTGTGTTTTTCCATGACAGTAATTCGGAACTCTGCGAAAAGATGAGATTTAATATTGAGAAACTGATCGAGAGTAATCATGAACCGGTTTGTTTCTACGCGATAGATGTAAGCAAAAACCCCCGACCTTTTTATGAACACAATGTATCCGGCACCCCTAATATATTGGTTTTTAAGGGGGATAGAGAAATAAAAAGGATCATGGGAGTAGTGCCCTATAAAAATTTAACAAGTATCGTTCAAAGAATAAGAAAATATGCATAG
- the lpxA gene encoding acyl-ACP--UDP-N-acetylglucosamine O-acyltransferase: MKQPLAYIHPDANIAPTVEIEPFAIIDKNVVIGEGTRIGSNVRIMEGTRIGKNCHIFPGAVIGAIPQDLKFRGEETLAVIGDNTTIREFVTVNRGTIARGKTIIGNNCLIMAYCHVAHDCMLGNNIIMANTTQLAGEVVIDDHAVLSGGILVHQFTHIGSHVMIQGGSKINKDIPPFVKAGRDPVSYTGINSIGLRRRNYTNGQIENIRNIYRYLYLMGMNTSQALERIEAEFPVTKERDDILLFVRNSSRGIIKGQPEHKSKKASALSY; this comes from the coding sequence ATGAAACAACCTTTAGCCTACATTCATCCCGACGCGAATATCGCGCCAACGGTCGAGATAGAGCCATTTGCCATCATTGATAAAAATGTTGTCATCGGAGAGGGAACCCGTATCGGTTCCAACGTGAGAATTATGGAAGGTACACGAATCGGTAAAAACTGCCATATCTTTCCCGGGGCGGTGATAGGCGCCATTCCCCAGGATCTGAAATTCAGGGGAGAAGAAACACTTGCCGTTATCGGCGACAATACAACCATACGGGAATTCGTGACCGTCAACAGGGGAACCATTGCCAGGGGTAAAACCATTATCGGGAATAATTGCCTGATCATGGCTTATTGCCATGTCGCACATGACTGTATGCTGGGCAACAACATAATCATGGCTAATACGACACAACTGGCAGGAGAAGTTGTGATTGACGATCATGCTGTTTTAAGCGGCGGTATACTGGTGCATCAGTTTACGCATATCGGTTCGCATGTGATGATCCAAGGGGGTTCAAAAATAAACAAAGATATTCCCCCTTTTGTAAAAGCGGGACGCGACCCCGTTTCATATACAGGCATCAATTCCATAGGATTGCGGCGACGAAATTATACCAACGGACAGATAGAAAACATCCGGAACATTTACCGTTATCTCTATCTGATGGGGATGAATACATCGCAAGCACTCGAACGCATTGAAGCCGAATTTCCCGTCACAAAAGAACGCGATGATATTTTGCTTTTTGTACGCAACTCTTCACGCGGAATTATTAAAGGGCAGCCGGAACATAAGAGTAAAAAAGCATCTGCTTTATCATATTAA
- a CDS encoding efflux RND transporter permease subunit, translating into MNLSELSVKRPTLVVVVFTVLAFLGILSYRSLKYELIPEFSSPIFTVVTAYPGAGSVEVENSVSKPIEEALSGLPSIDVIRAISQEGVSIVMVTLQINADVDPIVNDAVRKIQAARSVLPPQALEPTVTKLSVNALPVMVLSVKADMPATELFDELNYRIKPAFAKIEGVAEIDFLGATEREIQVNVNHDKLDNYNLSILQVVNAIQTSNLDFPAGKITTDLNQTMLRMSAKFTQIREIADLVITGRSDGSLVKLKDVAEIIDTEKDAGTLYRVNGEPAVGIQIKKQDGANTVAVCDAIKEEIISLENRYAASNMQFTIPQDGSLIIIDAADSVRFDLILAVILVTFVMLFFLHSVRNAVIVMIAVPLSIVSTFVGMELLGYTLNLITLLALSLVIGTLIDDAIVVLENIYRHLEMGKSRLQATVDGIREIGLSVVSITMVLVVVFFPVALSQSIISPVIAPFAMVIVISVLISLVVAFTVVPLLTSRFSKLETLDRKTGWSRIITGFEQGMIAFSNAIQQLLQWSLRRKWITMAIATLLFTGSLMLVAGGFIGSEFLNIGDTGECIVKVEYPKNYTIEQNNLMTRKIEEVISQKPEVIGIYSTIGGGSGFLAAQSGNNQSEINIKLVDKTRRDISSNLFVKRLENELNETFTDVKVESAVVSLIGGADEAPIQVVFQSSDMDTLMVFAEQMRRQISEIPGANNVRLTIESGNPEVVIRPDKQKMARLGLSPEIVGATIYTSFSGNSDSKFQQGNFEYNINVRLDAFNRQSISDVENLTFMNAADQTVKLKQFASVTEETGTSQLERYGRISSVMLESQVLGRAMGDVGNDVISFLEKTDFPEGVTWLPEGEIKYQEETFGSIGTALLIAIVLAYLIMVALYESFLHPFVVLFSIPLSIIGALLALALTGQALSIFSLLGIIMLVGLVLKNAILVVDFTNHLRREGKNIHDALTEAVQLRLRPIVMTAISTVIGMLPIALSHGTGSEWKSGMGWVLIGGLLSSMLLSLVVVPVVYMIAEQAKAFIKKGNRFLS; encoded by the coding sequence ATGAATCTATCGGAATTATCTGTAAAACGTCCCACGCTCGTGGTCGTTGTGTTTACCGTGCTCGCGTTTCTGGGTATCCTGAGCTACCGGTCATTGAAATATGAACTGATACCCGAATTCAGTTCACCGATCTTTACGGTGGTAACCGCCTATCCGGGTGCAGGTTCCGTTGAAGTGGAGAACAGCGTGTCCAAACCTATCGAGGAAGCCCTTTCGGGTTTACCCAGCATCGATGTCATCCGTGCTATCTCGCAGGAAGGTGTTTCCATCGTGATGGTTACGCTGCAAATCAATGCCGATGTCGATCCCATTGTGAACGATGCGGTACGGAAAATACAGGCCGCCCGGAGTGTATTACCACCGCAGGCGCTGGAACCTACCGTCACGAAACTATCGGTCAACGCCCTGCCCGTTATGGTGTTGAGTGTAAAGGCCGATATGCCTGCCACGGAATTGTTCGACGAACTGAATTACCGTATCAAACCGGCATTCGCAAAAATAGAAGGAGTAGCCGAAATCGATTTCCTGGGAGCAACCGAACGGGAAATACAGGTCAATGTGAATCACGATAAACTGGATAATTACAATTTATCAATCCTACAGGTAGTCAATGCAATACAAACATCCAATCTCGATTTTCCCGCGGGAAAGATCACGACTGACCTCAATCAGACTATGTTACGGATGTCGGCAAAATTCACGCAGATACGGGAAATCGCTGATCTGGTGATTACCGGACGGAGCGACGGCTCACTGGTAAAACTTAAAGATGTGGCCGAGATCATCGACACGGAAAAAGATGCCGGCACACTGTACCGTGTGAACGGTGAGCCGGCCGTAGGCATCCAGATCAAAAAACAGGACGGGGCTAATACCGTTGCCGTGTGCGATGCGATAAAGGAAGAGATTATATCGCTCGAGAACCGGTATGCCGCGTCGAACATGCAGTTCACTATCCCGCAGGACGGTTCGCTGATCATTATCGACGCTGCCGACTCGGTGCGTTTCGACCTGATACTGGCCGTAATACTGGTAACGTTCGTCATGCTCTTTTTCCTGCATAGCGTGCGCAATGCCGTTATCGTGATGATCGCCGTACCCTTGTCCATTGTTTCCACGTTCGTCGGCATGGAACTGTTGGGATACACCCTCAACCTGATCACGTTGCTAGCGCTCTCTCTGGTGATCGGTACGTTGATCGACGATGCCATCGTGGTACTCGAAAACATATACCGCCATCTGGAAATGGGAAAAAGCCGCCTGCAGGCAACCGTCGACGGGATACGGGAAATCGGGTTGAGCGTGGTATCCATTACCATGGTACTCGTGGTGGTATTTTTTCCTGTCGCATTGTCCCAAAGTATCATATCGCCGGTGATCGCACCGTTCGCCATGGTGATCGTGATCTCGGTTTTAATCAGCTTGGTGGTGGCCTTTACCGTGGTTCCCCTGCTGACATCACGTTTTTCAAAACTCGAAACCCTTGACCGGAAGACAGGATGGAGCAGGATCATTACCGGCTTCGAACAGGGAATGATCGCTTTCTCCAATGCCATTCAACAACTTCTTCAATGGTCGCTTCGCCGGAAATGGATCACGATGGCCATTGCAACCCTGTTGTTTACAGGCTCACTGATGCTGGTGGCAGGTGGTTTCATCGGTAGCGAGTTTCTTAATATAGGAGATACGGGCGAATGCATTGTGAAAGTGGAATATCCCAAAAACTACACCATTGAACAAAATAACCTGATGACACGCAAGATAGAAGAGGTCATCAGTCAGAAACCCGAAGTAATCGGTATTTACTCAACTATTGGTGGCGGATCCGGTTTTCTCGCGGCACAAAGCGGGAATAATCAATCTGAGATCAATATCAAACTGGTGGATAAAACAAGACGGGATATTTCGTCGAACCTGTTTGTGAAAAGGCTGGAAAACGAACTGAATGAAACCTTTACCGATGTAAAAGTAGAATCGGCGGTAGTAAGCCTTATCGGTGGTGCCGATGAAGCACCGATCCAGGTTGTCTTTCAGTCGTCGGATATGGATACCCTGATGGTTTTCGCCGAACAAATGCGCAGGCAGATCAGTGAGATACCCGGGGCGAATAATGTCAGGCTAACTATCGAAAGCGGAAATCCGGAAGTAGTGATCAGGCCGGATAAGCAAAAGATGGCACGATTAGGATTATCGCCGGAGATAGTCGGGGCTACGATCTATACCTCTTTCAGTGGAAATAGCGATAGTAAATTTCAACAGGGAAATTTCGAGTACAATATCAACGTGCGCCTCGACGCTTTTAACCGGCAATCGATCAGCGATGTGGAGAACCTGACGTTTATGAATGCTGCCGATCAAACGGTCAAACTCAAACAATTCGCTTCCGTGACAGAAGAAACAGGAACGTCGCAACTCGAACGTTACGGACGTATATCGTCGGTGATGCTCGAATCGCAGGTATTGGGACGAGCCATGGGGGATGTCGGAAACGATGTTATCTCCTTTCTCGAAAAAACCGATTTTCCGGAAGGCGTCACCTGGCTACCCGAAGGGGAAATTAAATACCAGGAAGAAACATTCGGCAGTATTGGTACGGCCTTGCTGATCGCCATCGTGTTGGCCTACCTGATCATGGTAGCGCTGTATGAATCTTTCCTGCATCCTTTCGTGGTATTGTTCTCCATTCCCCTTTCCATTATCGGCGCTTTGCTGGCGCTGGCACTGACGGGACAGGCCCTCAGTATTTTCAGTCTGCTCGGCATTATCATGCTGGTGGGCCTTGTGCTCAAAAATGCCATTCTGGTAGTAGACTTTACCAATCATCTGCGCAGGGAAGGAAAAAACATCCACGATGCGCTGACAGAGGCAGTACAACTCCGGCTCCGTCCTATCGTGATGACCGCGATCTCCACGGTGATCGGGATGCTGCCTATTGCCCTGTCACACGGTACGGGAAGCGAATGGAAGAGCGGTATGGGATGGGTACTGATCGGCGGACTTCTCAGTTCGATGTTGCTATCGTTAGTGGTAGTACCCGTGGTGTATATGATTGCCGAACAGGCAAAAGCATTTATTAAAAAAGGAAATAGATTTTTAAGTTGA
- a CDS encoding efflux RND transporter periplasmic adaptor subunit: protein MKRIKRYAVIGIIIAIAALGILQLVNNKKRLDNELQAMQQYSMVIPVEVVVPKKQSISQRITENGVLTSGAEVTILSETSGKVLSVNGNTGDKVYAGQILITVEKELAESQFQLAKTNLEHAEKDLARYDNLAGGEAVTQQQLEAIKLKYRDAQAQFTASKKQLENTTIRSPVSGIITSRSVEKGSFLLPSAPVFTIVEQDRMVFTVNMAEEDILALETEQKAEIFIDAFPENSFTAHIRGISTVPDLSGRYKVEMKLNNPGGMLRAGMNGRTVFTNETGNDGLVIPRKCIVGSVRDGKVFTVSGDTVISGQVKARTLNETEVLVTEGVTETDRIVLSGQINLEDGSKIRILNP from the coding sequence ATGAAACGAATTAAAAGGTATGCCGTGATAGGGATTATTATTGCTATAGCAGCTTTGGGAATCCTTCAACTGGTGAACAACAAGAAACGATTAGACAATGAACTGCAAGCCATGCAACAATACAGCATGGTTATCCCGGTGGAAGTTGTTGTCCCGAAAAAGCAAAGCATTTCACAACGTATTACGGAAAACGGTGTATTGACATCGGGGGCCGAAGTAACGATCCTTTCCGAAACATCCGGTAAAGTATTATCGGTCAACGGAAATACCGGGGATAAGGTGTATGCGGGACAAATCCTTATCACAGTTGAAAAAGAGTTGGCCGAAAGTCAGTTTCAACTGGCGAAAACCAATCTGGAACATGCGGAAAAAGACCTGGCACGTTATGACAATCTGGCGGGAGGAGAAGCCGTGACACAACAGCAACTTGAAGCCATAAAACTGAAATACCGGGATGCACAGGCTCAATTCACGGCATCGAAGAAACAACTGGAAAACACAACCATCCGTTCTCCGGTCAGCGGGATAATCACAAGCCGCTCGGTAGAAAAAGGCTCTTTCCTATTACCTTCCGCTCCGGTATTCACCATTGTGGAACAGGACCGGATGGTGTTCACGGTGAATATGGCAGAGGAAGATATTCTGGCGCTCGAAACGGAACAGAAAGCCGAAATATTCATTGATGCGTTTCCGGAAAATTCTTTCACGGCCCATATCCGGGGGATCAGTACCGTACCGGATCTGTCGGGACGATACAAAGTGGAAATGAAATTGAACAATCCCGGCGGCATGTTGCGGGCGGGAATGAACGGAAGAACCGTCTTCACGAACGAGACCGGTAACGACGGGCTTGTTATCCCCCGTAAATGCATCGTCGGCAGTGTCAGGGACGGAAAAGTATTCACCGTCAGCGGCGACACTGTGATCTCCGGGCAGGTAAAAGCCCGGACATTGAATGAGACCGAAGTCCTGGTGACGGAAGGCGTAACGGAAACCGACAGGATCGTCCTTTCCGGACAGATCAATCTGGAGGATGGCAGTAAAATAAGAATACTAAACCCATAA
- a CDS encoding TolC family protein, with amino-acid sequence MMTKKEILTMLFIFSIVQLSGQDTKMSLSLKQSCLLGIEQNMNVQNAALEQQKARFRLREAESKLYPQLEAYSNFSYYYAIPKLIIPGEIFGQTGLIPVEIGTKFDWSNGFRATQLLYSQSYFTSLKLARQMGTLSELDLQQKKEEIIFQVSQLYYLCQATHAQISFLKASRKNMDRLLEITELQSRNDLIRKTDHSRVAVAADNLQTQIDNLDQLYSNQLGLLKYLIGLPMETEVVLSDTFAFSQENMLVDLFNKTGLPERTELQVLDKQIEITELTRKSARQSYLPTLTGFGQLYYQGQRNEFDFLKGGDDKFYKVGVVGINFTIPLFDGFEKRSKIKQYDLELMQLKNRRENILEYFSKELVDALHRYRNNMEILRRQEKNIQVAEEIYDVSLQGYRQQVVPLSDLLMSENELTEAHLSYSNALMQLKNAGLEMRKVKGEMLLIIDN; translated from the coding sequence ATGATGACGAAAAAAGAAATCCTCACAATGCTGTTTATTTTTTCCATAGTACAGCTATCGGGACAGGACACAAAGATGTCGCTGTCACTGAAACAATCCTGCCTATTGGGGATTGAACAAAATATGAACGTACAGAACGCTGCGTTGGAGCAGCAAAAGGCCCGCTTCCGTTTACGGGAAGCCGAAAGCAAGTTGTATCCACAATTGGAAGCGTATAGTAATTTCAGCTATTATTACGCTATACCGAAACTGATCATTCCCGGAGAGATATTCGGCCAAACAGGTCTAATCCCGGTGGAGATAGGTACTAAATTCGATTGGTCGAATGGTTTCAGGGCAACACAATTATTATACAGTCAAAGTTATTTTACTTCATTGAAGCTTGCCCGGCAGATGGGAACACTGAGTGAGTTGGATCTGCAACAGAAAAAAGAAGAGATCATTTTCCAGGTGTCACAGTTATATTATTTATGCCAGGCCACCCATGCACAGATTTCATTCTTGAAGGCAAGTAGAAAGAATATGGACCGTCTGCTTGAGATCACCGAATTGCAAAGCAGGAACGATCTTATCCGGAAAACAGATCATTCCAGGGTAGCCGTAGCCGCAGACAACCTGCAAACCCAGATCGACAATCTGGACCAGCTATATAGCAACCAATTAGGATTGTTGAAGTATCTTATCGGGTTACCCATGGAAACAGAAGTGGTTTTATCCGACACCTTTGCTTTTTCACAGGAGAATATGCTGGTTGATCTATTCAACAAGACCGGACTTCCGGAGAGGACGGAATTGCAGGTATTGGACAAACAGATCGAAATAACCGAACTTACCCGGAAATCGGCCCGACAATCCTATCTACCGACATTGACCGGCTTCGGACAATTATATTATCAGGGACAACGGAACGAATTTGATTTTCTCAAAGGAGGAGATGATAAATTTTACAAAGTCGGCGTTGTGGGGATCAATTTCACCATTCCCCTTTTCGACGGTTTTGAGAAACGCTCGAAAATAAAACAGTACGATCTGGAACTGATGCAATTGAAGAACAGACGGGAAAATATACTGGAATATTTCTCCAAAGAACTTGTCGACGCCCTGCACCGGTATAGGAACAACATGGAAATCCTACGCCGACAGGAAAAGAATATACAGGTTGCGGAAGAAATATACGATGTCAGTCTACAGGGGTACCGGCAACAAGTTGTTCCGCTTTCCGATCTGCTAATGTCGGAGAACGAACTCACCGAAGCACATCTCTCCTACTCCAATGCATTGATGCAACTGAAAAATGCCGGACTGGAGATGAGGAAAGTGAAAGGGGAAATGCTTTTGATAATTGACAATTGA
- a CDS encoding TetR/AcrR family transcriptional regulator, translating into MNSSREHILKTAFILFMHKSYKEVTMKEIVEKSGLSKGAFYHYFPSKEKLFHEIVDSFYFIGMKIDFDRFSKTSFYDFYHDVLKFSITKFLEMKDFLEDTYDQDDISYFTLVLDAVKLFPGFKEKMKQIHTTELTSWENAVQSAMDRGEIKSRMTARQIAQLFIYSSDGITPHLVMDGRIREVHSEIQALWDGLYAEVKA; encoded by the coding sequence ATGAACAGTTCAAGAGAGCATATTTTAAAGACAGCCTTTATCCTCTTTATGCATAAAAGTTATAAAGAGGTAACGATGAAAGAGATAGTAGAAAAAAGCGGTCTCTCCAAAGGAGCGTTTTATCACTATTTTCCGAGTAAGGAGAAACTGTTTCACGAAATAGTGGACTCTTTTTATTTCATAGGAATGAAGATTGATTTTGATCGTTTCAGTAAAACTTCATTTTACGATTTTTATCATGACGTCCTTAAGTTTTCTATTACGAAGTTTCTGGAAATGAAAGATTTTCTGGAAGACACCTATGATCAAGACGATATCTCCTATTTTACTCTGGTGCTTGATGCGGTAAAGCTTTTTCCCGGATTTAAAGAAAAGATGAAGCAAATTCATACCACGGAATTGACCTCATGGGAAAACGCGGTACAATCGGCAATGGATCGTGGCGAAATCAAAAGCAGGATGACTGCACGTCAAATCGCACAATTATTTATTTACTCCAGTGACGGCATTACACCACATCTGGTTATGGACGGCAGAATCAGGGAAGTACATAGTGAAATTCAGGCTTTATGGGACGGACTATACGCTGAGGTGAAAGCGTAA